Genomic DNA from Dermacentor variabilis isolate Ectoservices chromosome 6, ASM5094787v1, whole genome shotgun sequence:
TGGTATGCAAACTCATTTTGACCTGAGGGATAGACTACATAACCCGGGTCCACCAGTGCAGCGGCTGGTGCCCCCCAGCGCATGGGTTGCTCGGCAAGTGTGACCACAGGAGGGCCCCATTGCCCTCTTCTAGGCTGCTGCGGCGGAAGTATGGGTGCCATTGGGTATTCCCACTGACGTCGTTGAtgggactgctgctgctgttgttgctgctgcagttgctgctgctgcagttgctgttgctgcagttgctgctgctgctggtgttgctggtgctgcagttgctgctgctgctggtgctgctggtgctgcagctgctgctgctggaatAGTGGTGGTCTCACCACTTCAGTGAGGTAAGGTTGAGGAGTGGCATGTGCAAATGTGGGCAGGCTCTGAGGCTGGCCGCTATCATTACCACTATGCAGGAAGAACTGCTCTTGAGGCTGTGGCTGCAATGGCACTGCCTGGGGTCCGTGCAGAAGATTCTGAATGGCTTGCTGCTGTTTGGTGATGCGTGAGATGTCAGACTGCAGAACCGTCAGTTCTGTGCTGAGTTGTTCAATAGTCGTGGTGCTATCCTCAAGGTCCACGTCATCACTCTGAGGGGATTCCTGCACGGGTTGTGGGCTGCCATTTTGATGCAGCCACTTCTGCTGGGAATGCTCAGAGTCAACACTGTCGGCAGAAGTCTCATCGAGCAGTGTTTCACCAGATGACTCGTGGATGCTACCACCTTCGGAGACTTTGCTGTCACCGCGTGCAACAGCTTGCAAGAAAGCTGCCTTGCTGACCTTTTGTCGCTGCTTCTTGACACGATCTTCCATACGGCGCTTCTCTTGCTCGATCTTACGCCGCCTTTCTTCAAGCTTTAATCGCACATTGTTCAGCTGTGCTGCCAGAGGTGATGAACTGTCCTCTGCAGTTCTGTTTTCCTCACTGTCTGCAGCCTGCTGCTGCCATGTGGttgttgatgatgacgatttaCTAACACCATCAGTTGGCGTCGTCTTCCGCTTCTCCGGTGGCAACCGATTCCCAGAGCCGTCCTGCTGCATGTAGACAATATTGATGCTTGATGGTGCCTTACCGGAGTCTGTGGTATCCTTCATCTTTGACAGCTGTGCAAAGCTCATAACCTGAGCAGCCTTCTTCGTTCGTTCCCTGTGCTCTGCAAACATGTCAGTCTCAAATGGATCTGTCATTTCCAGGGCTGCTTTTTCGCCAGAAAAATTGTACATGTGCGACAGGGATGACTCTCGCCGAAGTGGATAGCCCGCCTGTTTCTGCAAACCTCCCCCCAACTGGTCGTAGTAGGTTTCCAAGGTTGAAGGCTTCTTTGCTTCAGTCTCCATTGCAAGCCGACCCGTCCTCCGTATGGGAGAGCCTCCATAGATGTCGGTCTGTGAGGTGCTGCGACTCAGTGTTGTTGGCTGGAACAGGTCTGATCTGGAAGAGTTCCTCCGCAATGGTGAACCAACATCGGACTTGGAGGCACTCCTGTGCAGAGGCGAAGCGTGATCCGAGCCGACAAGGGTGCTGCGTGACCCACTCCGGTGAAGAGGAGATCCCAGCTCCGAGCGAGAGGTGCTCCTTCGAAGGCTCAGGTTTCCGCTTATGGATGATGCCCTGTGTGCTGGAGACCCATGCTCCTCTGCTTCACGCGCTCGGAGCATAGCTTCATGCAGGCTTCGTGCGGGGGACTGGGGCGTAGGTGAAGAGCCTAGTGAGGTGTCTTCACCACGCTCCAGGTACTTTGCGACATCACAGTTATTTCGCTCCTTGGGCTCGCGCAAGCGTGCCGGCAGAAGAGGGTCCATGGCTTCAGTTGAGTGCCGTCGCAGAGAGGAGCTTGGCCTCCGGCCAGTCAGAAAGGCATCATCTTCATCTGAACGACACCTGCGGTAGAGGTGGGTGCTCTGGAGGTCCACAGCAGGTAGCAAGCACACACAATCTCAAGGCACCACAATGTTAAACATTGCATCTGTACCTTAAGGACATTAAGCCACGACcaaaataaacattaaaaaaattgtacTTTCTTTTCCAGCCCATTCTGTACAGCCTCCTGAGGAGCCATGCTTACAAAAATTAAGGTTTAACTCTTGCATCCAAACTGCAGAGTCTGGTGTGTGGTCTACCACTACTTCATTGACAGCATCTGCCACAGATAGAGAGTCACGACTACTGTTTGTAGTGTATTGTGTTGTACAAGCTGCACGAACATAATCTCAAGAAGCTCACTGCCATCACTATAAAGAAAACCAACCTGTAAGAGCATTCAATATGTTTTTAAGACACAGAAGATCGTAAGGTATGTACAAGGACCACCTATCTCTGCTTTGCTTGACTTACCCAATCTGTGACTTCGAGCTAGTTTGGGCCATGATAAGAGAAAATGGTGAATAATATGGCGAGCAGAAGCTAAAATAAGCATGGTTCCACTTAGCCATTTCGAAAATGAGGGAACCTTGTATACACAATAAGAGCTTGCAAGAAGCTCCAACATTAGCCTCCCGTGAATGCCTGGCCACAGTCGAGCAGCATAACTAAGTAAttttaaaggaaaaaaataatgttaAAGCCAATTTTGACATGTCTACGCACGAACTAGCTCACAACTGCTACACCTGACTTGCAATTCAGCTGCTCCTTAGAAAATCAATGTTTATACCACATGCATAAACTTGTGAGTATGCATCATAAATGCCATTTGACATCAGTATATAAATCACAGAGGCTGCTTACACAGGAAAACTTAGGAGAGTGAAAAAACTGTGTGCATGCGTGAGGTTTACTGAGTTTTTTACAAGCATTTGGTCCCAACATTAACTGTTTGGTTTGGTTTTCTGggttgcttttgttttttctttcttatgcATCAACAAGAACATCTTGAGTTATTAGAAACGAGATAGATATAGCAGGCACCATAaacatgaacggcatgcgcggaGGTAAGCAACGCAAAGGTCAAGCCAACAATCACTTGTGGCAAGAGCTAGGGCTCAACAAAAAGAATTTGATGGCGTGCTTCTCATGCTAGCAAAGATGATGCATGGATAAACAGCCACATAATTGTATGTCTTTCAATAAATCTCAAATTTTGCCCACTCAGTCAACGGGCCTCGATTATAAGACAGAATACACAACAAGGTCACATGGCAAATGGGAAAAAGTTATCTGAAGGAGCTGTTCCAACAACCAAAATTCAAGAAACAGATGACACAATCCTTGCTTTCGTCCTGTTATCAATGCTCTTTAAGAATGACATTACTATGCTTGGGCTAGTTGTGAATTGTTAAAACCAAGAGCGTGAAAACatgacacagacagacagagcgCAGCAATTGTTGATGTCTGCCTCTGTCTTTGTTGTTTTCATGCTCTTCGATTTTACAAATTAGCCTTGCACACTTGTACAGCCAGTGAGGCCATCAGTGAAAATGTTACCTAGGTGACGAGCTCAGCTGATCCGAATCTTCATCCTCCCGGACAGAAGAACGTGAAACACGAGTGCTAGGCTTTGCACCTGCAATTCAAAACATGTTCACAATGCATCAAATGCACCATTACACTGTACGTCACTGTTTCACAAGCTTCAGGTTACAAAGCATAGTGACTTAACATACTGTGGATACTACGTCGACCAGGCTTCGCTAGTTTCAATGTTGATGAGGCGCCAGCAACATGGCCTGCGATCATGCTCACAATGCATGAAGAAGATATCAAAGCAAAAATATTGCTATTTCTGCTCCAATAGGTGGCCGAATTAGAACGTGGTCATGCAGGCATAGTCCGAATTACTAAACTTGTGGATGCACAAAGCACTGTGAGGTGTTCAAATTTTGGTCATCCTTATagattaaagagacactaaaggttaatattaagtcaacgtggactgttgaaataccatcccagatacctcgaaatgcttgtttcatgcgaagaagagacttattttaagagaaaatgcggtctgaagcgtccgcgtagctctagcgcagttcaaatcgcccgccctctgatcgaggagtggtgacatcatggtctcatagtgacgttgcgctgtCGGTGAATAAAACGGCACCCGCAGACGgcactacggcttttctgcgcaaaacgaaTACGCGCAACCAGAAACAGagtcaagacagagccgacagcagcgagAAAGCCgaactatggtggctagtggAAGGAAAAGAGCGCGATGAtgagctggttctttattttacgacgtcaactttgacgctcgttgcaatggacgcccctgacaatgacacattgactcacgatgctgggctcgacttacATTGACtcacgatgctgggctcgacttcagcgatttaagcactgatgaacgtgacctgctgctgagggctcgcgctgccggcattgttgcgtactactacgacggcaactgtatgtcatcgCTGTACacattcgcacatttgtagcttttccttcgcaAAAACCAAATGCGCCTGTCtttgacctgcagttgttctttcACTTCGGAGAATACAGGCAAGACCTatggaacagcgctacgggaaagcattgctttgaaaggcactccacatgacttcagtaagtcggcgttgaactcgtaatcctctggacgaaagtgcagcgagcacaccaTGCGATTTTTCTGCTTTTTGCCAAcgcactgtggcagaggtacggtaCTTAAGCACTTCGATCGGAGAGGTTAACTCATTGGCaacagtgataagtaacattaGATTCGCCgttgcaactgcccttggccaagttccgcggaccaatcgcgcatcccacgacatcacatggacatggaattcttgctgcttgttccaaatgcaagtttcatgagctagcagaaccagcgcagcaggACGCGATAATGAAacgactgaaactccaaagcgcgtggcgcagagtcgagcacaccgagtcgagcgaaaacgaaacctttcaaccacccatactactgaagggtaacgtcaaaatgttattttttcttagaatcgaacagaagtagacaagtagcattttcttccatcttaaaacctaatgaaattatccttttaatacgagtagttgagtactagcgaCATAAATTACGAtaaggagtgccttcgtcattgggctagtaccagaatgtcgctggggggtctcaaacagtgtcatgcatttacctcaatttctcggttactaaagctctgttcgcgattatattgacgccttaaacgttgtagagcattgctttatcactttaacttgacttcatagtaacctttagtgtccctttaactctaTAGGAGCAGTTGTGGCGCCGTGAAGTTGTCCAAATTATCAGTCAATGCAAGTATTTCATCAAGAATTCCATTGTCTAGTGAAAAACTGAAGTGTGCTCACCCTGGCTCAGCCTTCGCACTCCTTCTGGCCAGGCCCCATTGTGCTTTGTTTGGCTGATGGAGGAAGCAAGAATAAAGAGTGGTTGGATGGTTAACATGTCTACACCAGACTACAAACACAGTGCTGAACAAGCAactggaaatatatatatatatatatatatacacagtacaCATCATGTGATTTGCAAACAAAACATCAGCAAGAAGTGGCGTAAAAGCACCTCAGAAAATATGtatatttttcctttttcaataaacttccagttgttTGCACAGTGTTTGTGCAGTGTTTGTGGTCCTCCTTCATCCTTGTCCTCTGTGCTGCCACTAATCATGAACCTTAACCAATTTGCTCAACTTGCTGCTCTTCTAAAATCAAGATATTGCAGTAAGTGGTCTCAATACGGTGGTcaatgaaaatttttctttttgaatgaaaAGAAATTTCCAATTAAGTACACATTTGAACTTGAATGATTGCAGGATGACTGTAACAGCAAGAAGTGTGCCTACAAACAATGTTTTCTATTATATGTACTTTTTATGCTTTTGCCAATTAGTAGAAATAAAAAATGAACAACCTACAAAATCATCATTCCAAAATAAGACACATAGGCTTTACACTGTACAGAGTGTGTATGGgggaggggaagagagagaggcaCCCTTACTTGTGGTCGTCAGCTGGGCACAAATCTGGAATGTGGCTACATGAGTTCTGCAGGGCACGTGCCTTGCGTAGGGACTCCCCGCGATGCCGAGCCGCTGCACACAACAAATGCATGGAAACATTACATTGTGCTTCCGGACATGAAACACAATGTAAGAATGATGCGCCACTGCCCCTTTACGACAAGTGCTTGACAAATCAGGGTTCAGAAACTAAACTTGCCAACCGCAAATGGTGTCAGGCGCTGTATGCACAATCATGCATGCCAAGACagtgcatcaaaagcaaaagcactgatgaaaataaTATTTCCTATTTCAAACAAGTCACATACATCTTCAAACACTTCTCACTGGACCTGCGCTGCAAGTTTTAATAATATTTGTCAAATATTTcagtgaaagaagaaagaatgtaGATGGACCGGAGTTGCTTTTGGCATTGATATGTTGTCACGTAATGGGTTCACTTCTTTTACTGTTTTTCACTGTGTTTTACATCAGGCATACTATTCAAGTGGCTGAGTGGGTGATTTCCAAGTATGCTAGACATGAAATAATGAATGTTTCCATATGTGCCCTTTCTGTAGAGAGTTCTCGCATGGAGTGTACATTTTGTAAACTTGAGAAAACTCACTGAAGAATTGAAAATGTTTAACCCGTTTTGCAGCTGTACATTTCTTGTGATTCTAAAGACGTAGAAAATGTGGCGAAATTAAATTTTGAATGGACACAGTCAATGGACATCTGAAGGGAATCGTGAACATCAGAAAAAGTGGTGCATTCAATTGGCTGATGTCAAGTATGTGAAATAAAGAAGTGTCCTTTTGAACTCCAAACCACTACCAGAGCATTGTACACAGAACGTAAAACTTTATAGTTTCCATATTCAAATAAAATGTATAAAGTGTGCTTGTTGCCTACAGAGATAATCAGTTCATATGCTTATCATAAAAAAGAGTAACAAACGCTAGCAGATCTTAGTACAGTACAATAATGCTTCTTTCACATCTGTGAGCCTTCAACATTGCAAAAGCTAAACACTATTATAAAAGTTTACATTGAGTATTTATGGGCTTTGTTTTCATTAGCCGCAAGTTGGTGTGCGAGTTCATATTTACCCAATGCAATATTTTTTGTACTATCATATGTTCTACAGAAAGGCAATGGTAGTATTGACACAATATTgacaaatgcaaaaaacacttatttCATGTCATAACAGCTGATCAGCAATAAAATTTATTCCCCACTGCTGTATCTTTAGCAAGGTGCGTGCTAAGTTTAGTGTTGAATTTCACATAAGACATTCTCAAGCTGCAGGCCGACTTGCTCCTTGACCTGCAAAGCTCCACTGCACACAAGATTTTGCAGTAGAACAAAATGCCACTCTAATGAATACCAACTACTTGTGGGCAGTCACTGAATATGTAAGATCTTCCAAACAAACGGTGCTAATTTACATGCTATCTTCCATGCACCAGCCCTTCCAAGCACCCAATATTTGAATCCTGGGCTGGGATAATGCAGCAATTCTATtccaatgctattccttttcacaCTTTGTCAGTGGTTTGAGCGGTGCTACACTCACGTTATAACAGGGATGGGCTGGCCGTGACTGGTGGATGACAAGAAGGAAATAGAACTAAGCTGAAGGAATTCTTGCAGTATACTGGCCGTGGGGTGTTTAAATGCAGAAGCTGGCGTATTGAAGAACTCGCTCTCCCTCTCAAGCATGAATATTTCTGAGACATTCTATCTGCTCAAAGTGACTGTGTAGATTAGAGGCATGTTGTATGCTTCACAATTTAAAAGATAAACCTGATACAAAACTGCGAGAATGAGTTTCATCAGCATTCACATAATATGGAAGAATCCATCCACAAAACAGCTGAAAACGGTTCATTTCGCTGGGCAAGCGATGCGCACTGCTGTCACAGTTGAATGCTGATTTATAAAAGAGTTGCTCTTTAAGCAGGCCTAGGAGGccaaaaattgcaaaaaaaaaattgaatttttagAACTGACTATTTAGAAACATATAATTCTTTTTGCACTAATCTGTAGAATATCCTGCTTCAAAGATTGCCATTTTGGTCAAGTAATAACAAATTTAACTGCATATACCCACGTCCATCCTATCCCGAGTTGATTTTTTGCAATTTTCtcacaattaattttttttacacttgCAATCTGCAGCACTGATACTTCAGCACTACAGTGTAAGATATATACTCTTTAGGTGGGAACGCTTCTCGGCTTGCTTGCGAGATGCAATCGACCGGATAAAACAGCAACAGCGCACGTCCATCGGCTTAGTGACGGCAGCGGATACCTATCGGCAGGACGACGCAACTTCAGTTAGAACACAGGTGAGAGCTTGCACGGGCAAGAAATGCATAGATAACACGAGCAACCAGGGAACAGTGTCTGTATGCAGTGTTACGCGGCTGTATGTGCTCCGACGAGGTGACGCCCTCTGCTCCATGCTCTCCCCTAACCACGGTAACCTACTTTCGCACGTCACTCAATCATTTAGGATTTCCCGCGAAGCGCCAGTTTTTATAGCAACAGTAGGTAAAACCTTTTCTGTCTTGAAGTTGCGTCTTCCCTCCAAAAGGTATCCATCACTGTCACCAAGCCGAGGGATGTGTGCTGTTGCTACTTTATCTGGATGATTGTGTCTCGCATGATTGTGTCTCACTGGCATTATTGTTTTCACTTTTCGGGCTATTGATGTATGCATcaaaattaaattttatttttccaTTTTCTCATGATAGAGGCTGGAAACATTAGTATGTGATTCTAAATTAATTTCAatcaacttgagaaataattaacaaaaacaatataatatttgaaatcagcatgaGAAACTAAACAGGTATACCTAATTTCATCAAGATTGTTCGAAAAGTGATGATAAAAAAGAATTTCACTTTCAGAGCCATGctgctcccataagcatgtcaAGGACAAGCATGGATGAATTCATATGttcatataatttatttattcagcaTACCTGCAGCGCGTAAAAGCATTactgcaagggggggggggggaagaataCATATACTACATGTTAGACTTGGAACGGTGCGTGCATCTACACATGGCCTTTAATGTAAAATGCTCTACTAAAGGATGAAGAGTCTTGCAATTGAGTTTGTGCCCAGCCCATCTAAGCATCAGACACACGAGATTGAGAAACAGTGCTTTACACAATGTTATATATGGGCACATATGCACATGTGCACATGcaagcacatgcacacacacaaatgaaacaaacaaaaggACATTTGCCACTACAGTGCAATCTGCAGCACACTGACTGTGGCAGTTTCAGCCTTAATGGCCCGAACATCCCTCTGGTCACTTTGATTTCATTATGTTTACTTGCTGTTCATACAAGCAAAGTTCAGTCCTGCAGCAGTGCGTGGCAGGTTGAAGACAGACAAAGGTGAAAAACACTCCTCGTGAGAAGCAAGGATTGTGAGGTGACAATATCTTGTTTTCTCATGTTAAACCTTTTGCATTCAGCATATTGGGGTTGGGGATGAGGGTGTTTATGACAAGACGACGAGTACCAACAGCAACAACCACATCACTTTTTCTAACAAGGGAAGAAGCTCACAACAGCTATTGCAGCccatctcaaaaaaaaaaaaaaaaaaaaagaagagagagagagagagagaggagtctTACCCTGCAGAGAGTTTTCAGCACTGGGCGGATCGTACCGCAGTCCCGGCCGTCGCACACACTTCGCCGGCCGGATCTCAAACACAAACATGAGGTCGGCAAGGAGGGCGAGAAGGTTTTGCCGGATGGAAGGGTGCACAAAGAGCACATCCTCCACCGTCAGGAAGAACACATCATGCGGCAAATGAGCATCACAGAAGCGCTGGCTCAGCTGCAGGTTGTAAAGCGAGTCGGCTAGGCTGTCGCCCGGCAGGCACAGGTCGTGCCAGGGCAGATGCTGCGGGCAGTAgaagctgagcagcgcggccagCGCACAACCGTCGTTCAGGTCCGCCAGGTCCTGCAGCACAGGCGGGCCCCCAACAGGTGGCTGCCCGGGCCCCAGCTCGTCCTCGATGCGATGCCGCATCTTCACTGAGCACTTGTTCAGCCAGAGCAGCGCTGCATCCTCTGCGTCCACGGGAACTTCCTCCGGGTAGCCGACAGCTGAAAACCGTCTGCAGGAAGAACAGTGACCCCTCGCCGTTGCTTACAGTGTACAGTGCGTTTTGCTGTTAAAGGACCCCTCACTAGGCTTGGGCTTTGAAAATAGACCAGCGCAGCGAATCGATCACACACTGACGATGGTGTATGCAAAGAACCAAACCATGCAgcaagaatagaaaaagaaagcatgcaaagCTCATGAGATAAACGGTACGTGGTCTCTCGGCTCTGGTACGTGAGAAGGCAGAGAAAAAAAGCTGCTTGCGAACACTAGTTGAGGCAAAGGCAGAGAGTGCTGACGTTATCAGTAATGTTCACCTCCTGGCAGAACGGCAACACAAATCAAATTTGTTTTATCTCCTGTAATAATGAACTAGTT
This window encodes:
- the Patronin gene encoding calmodulin-regulated spectrin-associated protein patronin isoform X2, with amino-acid sequence MLLLVEGWAKQRASVLWLVSKAHQNRVPPELREVFYRDQAEQDRLRPQLVQALASGELYCLALANIYADPNYHSLSHQGVVQALQRKGVEVEPPADHTPLTETVLAQTAPLRMSAHMAVINGIMELYIKEVLIPIKVFEVVRRFSAVGYPEEVPVDAEDAALLWLNKCSVKMRHRIEDELGPGQPPVGGPPVLQDLADLNDGCALAALLSFYCPQHLPWHDLCLPGDSLADSLYNLQLSQRFCDAHLPHDVFFLTVEDVLFVHPSIRQNLLALLADLMFVFEIRPAKCVRRPGLRYDPPSAENSLQAARHRGESLRKARALQNSCSHIPDLCPADDHNQTKHNGAWPEGVRRLSQGAKPSTRVSRSSVREDEDSDQLSSSPRCRSDEDDAFLTGRRPSSSLRRHSTEAMDPLLPARLREPKERNNCDVAKYLERGEDTSLGSSPTPQSPARSLHEAMLRAREAEEHGSPAHRASSISGNLSLRRSTSRSELGSPLHRSGSRSTLVGSDHASPLHRSASKSDVGSPLRRNSSRSDLFQPTTLSRSTSQTDIYGGSPIRRTGRLAMETEAKKPSTLETYYDQLGGGLQKQAGYPLRRESSLSHMYNFSGEKAALEMTDPFETDMFAEHRERTKKAAQVMSFAQLSKMKDTTDSGKAPSSINIVYMQQDGSGNRLPPEKRKTTPTDGVSKSSSSTTTWQQQAADSEENRTAEDSSSPLAAQLNNVRLKLEERRRKIEQEKRRMEDRVKKQRQKVSKAAFLQAVARGDSKVSEGGSIHESSGETLLDETSADSVDSEHSQQKWLHQNGSPQPVQESPQSDDVDLEDSTTTIEQLSTELTVLQSDISRITKQQQAIQNLLHGPQAVPLQPQPQEQFFLHSGNDSGQPQSLPTFAHATPQPYLTEVVRPPLFQQQQLQHQQHQQQQQLQHQQHQQQQQLQQQQLQQQQLQQQQQQQQSHQRRQWEYPMAPILPPQQPRRGQWGPPVVTLAEQPMRWGAPAAALVDPGYVVYPSGQNEFAYQPPFYQNGTAATMQQVGYASFTMPSQQQPQQPVQQQLPQQPQQQQQQHPLPPPFQALCTVSTEQVTAAAPTQSESQRPSRTPPPPAVEEQLSERLENLSMGSLASQPRSVEFGKTYRVSKGQQPVRNQAKPSDDGSEVGFFISFDDQQPKKPKPKLRPRIAKPEENARPEELGLSNGTLTAASTESTKGSENSSNSAPSENQGPPSGSLGVGFVIGADLVNPDPEAENEMQRRKEMMMLVSLRRREEQEAARLAKEQRNAVKRMQEQLRREEQARKREEDRQRRQMILEQYRQRKAQEEAEKDAAVHGGSNMSLRGGEGGATLTRSSAKPRSSSRPRPKSMHLGPCSLQRGSHTSLDECGRQRAASPPPSGTEWRASASDGASDTASTHSLMLLPSSSEYVGPKLFVKPTAKSNRSIIINAINTVLAGAVNSETKRKVLEEINISESKHFLILFRDSGCQFRGLYSYYPEREEVLRLHGTGPRSVLPSMMDMFFKYNSGAKSFTQIHTKHLTVTIDAFTIHNHLWTVKKTCVPQRRDL
- the Patronin gene encoding calmodulin-regulated spectrin-associated protein patronin isoform X1, giving the protein MDTMDEDYDLDGVELTPIEEYDFAKAKQRASVLWLVSKAHQNRVPPELREVFYRDQAEQDRLRPQLVQALASGELYCLALANIYADPNYHSLSHQGVVQALQRKGVEVEPPADHTPLTETVLAQTAPLRMSAHMAVINGIMELYIKEVLIPIKVFEVVRRFSAVGYPEEVPVDAEDAALLWLNKCSVKMRHRIEDELGPGQPPVGGPPVLQDLADLNDGCALAALLSFYCPQHLPWHDLCLPGDSLADSLYNLQLSQRFCDAHLPHDVFFLTVEDVLFVHPSIRQNLLALLADLMFVFEIRPAKCVRRPGLRYDPPSAENSLQAARHRGESLRKARALQNSCSHIPDLCPADDHNQTKHNGAWPEGVRRLSQGAKPSTRVSRSSVREDEDSDQLSSSPRCRSDEDDAFLTGRRPSSSLRRHSTEAMDPLLPARLREPKERNNCDVAKYLERGEDTSLGSSPTPQSPARSLHEAMLRAREAEEHGSPAHRASSISGNLSLRRSTSRSELGSPLHRSGSRSTLVGSDHASPLHRSASKSDVGSPLRRNSSRSDLFQPTTLSRSTSQTDIYGGSPIRRTGRLAMETEAKKPSTLETYYDQLGGGLQKQAGYPLRRESSLSHMYNFSGEKAALEMTDPFETDMFAEHRERTKKAAQVMSFAQLSKMKDTTDSGKAPSSINIVYMQQDGSGNRLPPEKRKTTPTDGVSKSSSSTTTWQQQAADSEENRTAEDSSSPLAAQLNNVRLKLEERRRKIEQEKRRMEDRVKKQRQKVSKAAFLQAVARGDSKVSEGGSIHESSGETLLDETSADSVDSEHSQQKWLHQNGSPQPVQESPQSDDVDLEDSTTTIEQLSTELTVLQSDISRITKQQQAIQNLLHGPQAVPLQPQPQEQFFLHSGNDSGQPQSLPTFAHATPQPYLTEVVRPPLFQQQQLQHQQHQQQQQLQHQQHQQQQQLQQQQLQQQQLQQQQQQQQSHQRRQWEYPMAPILPPQQPRRGQWGPPVVTLAEQPMRWGAPAAALVDPGYVVYPSGQNEFAYQPPFYQNGTAATMQQVGYASFTMPSQQQPQQPVQQQLPQQPQQQQQQHPLPPPFQALCTVSTEQVTAAAPTQSESQRPSRTPPPPAVEEQLSERLENLSMGSLASQPRSVEFGKTYRVSKGQQPVRNQAKPSDDGSEVGFFISFDDQQPKKPKPKLRPRIAKPEENARPEELGLSNGTLTAASTESTKGSENSSNSAPSENQGPPSGSLGVGFVIGADLVNPDPEAENEMQRRKEMMMLVSLRRREEQEAARLAKEQRNAVKRMQEQLRREEQARKREEDRQRRQMILEQYRQRKAQEEAEKDAAVHGGSNMSLRGGEGGATLTRSSAKPRSSSRPRPKSMHLGPCSLQRGSHTSLDECGRQRAASPPPSGTEWRASASDGASDTASTHSLMLLPSSSEYVGPKLFVKPTAKSNRSIIINAINTVLAGAVNSETKRKVLEEINISESKHFLILFRDSGCQFRGLYSYYPEREEVLRLHGTGPRSVLPSMMDMFFKYNSGAKSFTQIHTKHLTVTIDAFTIHNHLWTVKKTCVPQRRDL